A stretch of Equus przewalskii isolate Varuska chromosome 11, EquPr2, whole genome shotgun sequence DNA encodes these proteins:
- the LOC103541865 gene encoding pepsin II-1-like, protein MKWLLLLSLVALSECLIYKVPLVRKKSLRKNLIEHGLLEDFLKKHTPNPASKFLPKEAATLADTEPLENYLDEEYFGTISIGTPPQEFTVIFDTGSSNLWVPSTYCSSLACYDHKRFNPEKSSTYRATSESISITYGTGSMTGILGYDTVRVGGIEDTNQIFGLSKKEPGFFLFLAPFDGILGLAYPSISASGATPVFDNIWDQGLVSQDLFSVYLSSNDESGSVVMFGGIDSSYYTGSLHWVPVSHEGYWQITVDSITVNGESIACSGGCQAVVDTGTSLLTGPTSAIDNIQSYIGARKDLLGEAVISCSSIDSLPDIVFTINGVEFPLTPSAYILEEDDICISGFKGMNLDTSSGELWILGDVFIRQYFTVFDRANNQVGLASVA, encoded by the exons ATGAagtggctgctgctgctcagcTTGGTGGCGCTCTCTGAGTGCCTTATCTACAA GGTTCCGCTTGTCAGAAAGAAGTCTTTGAGGAAGAACCTGATTGAGCATGGCTTACTGGAGGACTTCTTGAAGAAGCATACCCCCAACCCAGCCAGCAAGTTCTTACCCAAGGAGGCTGCCACCTTGGCGGACACAGAGCCCCTGGAGAACTACCTGGAT GAGGAGTACTTCGGCACCATCAGCATCGGAACTCCCCCTCAGGAGTTCACCGTCATCTTTGACACCGGCTCCTCCAACCTGTGGGTACCCTCGACCTACTGCTCCAGTCTTGCCTGCT ATGACCACAAGCGCTTCAACCCTGAGAAATCCTCTACCTACAGGGCCACCAGCGAGTCGATCTCCATCACCTACGGTACCGGCAGCATGACAGGCATCCTCGGATATGACACTGTCAGG GTCGGAGGCATCGAGGACACCAACCAGATCTTCGGCTTGAGCAAGAAGGAGCCtggcttcttccttttcttggctCCCTTTGACGGCATCCTGGGTCTCGCCTACCCCAGCATCTCTGCCTCTGGGGCCACTCCAGTCTTTGACAACATATGGGACCAGGGTCTGGTTTCCCAAGACCTCTTCTCCGTCTACCTGAGCTC CAATGATGAGAGTGGCAGCGTGGTGATGTTTGGTGGCATCGATTCTTCCTACTACACTGGAAGTCTGCACTGGGTGCCTGTTTCTCACGAGGGTTACTGGCAGATCACCGTGGACAG TATCACCGTGAATGGAGAGTCCATCGCTTGCAGCGGGGGTTGCCAGGCCGTTGTTGACACTGGCACCTCTCTGCTGACTGGCCCAACCTCTGCCATTGACAATATCCAGAGCTACATTGGAGCCAGAAAGGACTTACTTGGTGAG GCAGTGATCAGCTGCTCATCCATCGACAGCCTGCCCGACATCGTCTTCACCATCAATGGTGTCGAGTTCCCTCTGACTCCCAGTGCCTACATCCTAGAG GAGGATGATATCTGCATCAGTGGCTTCAAGGGCATGAACCTTGATACCAGCAGTGGAGAGCTCTGGATCCTGGGTGACGTCTTCATCCGCCAGTACTTTACCGTCTTTGACAGAGCCAACAACCAGGTTGGCCTGGCTTCCGTGGCCTAA